The Globicephala melas chromosome 20, mGloMel1.2, whole genome shotgun sequence genome contains a region encoding:
- the SNF8 gene encoding vacuolar-sorting protein SNF8: MHRRGVGAGAIAKKKLAEAKYKERGTVLAEDQLAQMSKQLDMFKTNLEEFASKHKQEIRKNPEFRVQFQDMCATIGVDPLASGKGFWSEMLGVGDFYYELGVQIIEVCLALKHRNGGLITLEELHQQVLKGRGKFAQDVSQDDLIRAIKKLKALGTGFGIIPVGGTYLIQSVPAELNMDHTVVLQLAEKSGYVTVSDIKASLKWETERARQVLEHLLKEGLAWLDLQAPGEAHYWLPALFTDLYSQEITAEEAREALP; encoded by the exons ATGCACCGCCGCGGAGTAGGAGCCGGCGCCATCGCCAAGAAGAAGCTTGCGGAG GCCAAGTATAAGGAGCGAGGGACTGTCTTGGCTGAGGACCAGCTGGCCCAG ATGTCAAAGCAGTTGGACATGTTCAAGACCAACCTGGAAGAATTTGCCAGCAAGCACAAGCAGGAGATCCGGAAGAATCCTGAGTTCCGGGTGCAGTTCCAGGACATGTGTGCCACCATTGGGGTGGATCCTCTGGCCT cTGGAAAAGGATTTTGGTCTGAGATGCTAGGCGTGGGAGACTTCTATTACGAGCTGGGTGTCCAGATTATCGAAGTGTGCCTGGCCCTGAAACACCGGAATGGAG GTCTGATAACTCTGGAGGAACTACATCAACAGGTGTTAAAAGGAAGGGGCAAATTCGCCCAGGATGTCAGCCA AGACGACCTGATCAGGGCCATCAAGAAGCTAAAGGCACTGGGCACTGGCTTCGGCATCATCCCTGTGGGCGGCACTTACCTCATTCAGTCTGTTCCAGCTGAGCTTAATATGGATCACACTGTGGTGCTGCAGCTGGCAGAG AAAAGTGGCTATGTGACTGTCAGTGACATCAAAGCCAGTCTTAAATGGGAGACGGAGCGAGCGCGGCAAGTGCTG GAACACCTGCTGAAGGAAGGGCTGGCTTGGCTGGACCTGCAGGCCCCAGGGGAGGCCCACTACTGGCTGCCAGCTCTCTTTACTGACCTCTACTCCCAGGAGATTACAGCTGAGGAGGCCAGAGAAGCCCTCCCCTGA
- the GIP gene encoding gastric inhibitory polypeptide has product MLAMKTFSLLLVSLLLALVLGEKEEDHSRFHTKASGSQPRAPRYAEGTFISDYSIAMDKIRQQDFVNWLLAQKGKKSDWKHNITQREARALELAHQSNRKEEARAQQGSLPKNPSDDGLLKDLLIRELLSWIVDQMELCRLRFQ; this is encoded by the exons ATGCTGGCCATGAAGACCTTCTCTCTGCTGCTGGTGTCCCTGCTCCTGGCATTGGTgctaggagagaaggaagaagatcACTCCAG gtTCCACACTAAGGCCAGCGGCTCCCAACCACGAGCCCCCAGGTACGCCGAAGGCACTTTCATCAGTGACTATAGCATCGCCATGGACAAGATCCGCCAACAAGATTTTGTGAACTGGCTGCTGGCGCAGAAGGGGAAGAAGAGCGA CTGGAAACACAACATCACCCAGAGGGAGGCCCGGGCCCTAGAGCTGGCCCATCAATCTAACAGGAAGGAGGAGGCAAGGGCGCAGCAGGG CTCCCTACCCAAGAACCCCAGTGATGACGGTTTGCTAAAGGATTTACTGATTCGAGAGCTGCTGTCCTGGATCGTGGATCAGATGGAGCTCTGCAGGCTCAG GTTTCAGTGA